The Candidatus Obscuribacterales bacterium sequence TCAGGATTTGGCAACTCAGCCACCATCACCGTCATGGCCATGTTTATCCTCAGTGCTGGCATTGCTCGCACAGGGGTGATCCAAGTCGTGCGGAGTTGGCTGATTGACTGGGGCGGTCAACGCATTTCCCAACAAATCTTCGTCATGGGCATGATTGTGGGGCCGATTACAGCCTTCATCAATAACACTGCCGTCGTCGCCGTGTTCCTGCCGATTGTGGAAGACTGGTGCAAGGTTCAAGGGCGATCGCCCTCCAAGCTGCTGATTCCCCTTTCCTACGCCACGGTTATGGGAGGCATGCTCACTCTCATTGGCACCTCCACCAACGTCCTGGCCAGCGGGATATCGGCTCAACTGGGCTACGGCGAGTTTTCTCTCTTTCAGTTCAGCATCCTGGGGATCATTGTCTTCAGCATTGGTATGGCATACCTATCCCTTGTAGCCCCCAACCTCCTGCCTGCCCGCAAACCACCCCGTGGTGAATTTCTCGGACGCGATTATGAGCTGAATGATTACGTCAGTGAAGTGGTCGTCTCTGCCCGATCTAGCCTGATTGGCCAAACCCTACGTGCTAGCCAACTGCAGCGCAAAGTTGATATTGATGTTCTAGAAATCATTCGCGAAAATACCCACTTTCCCCAACCCCTTGCAGACAAAGTGCTCGCTGCAGGGGATATTTTAATCGTGCGGGGCAGTCGAGAAGATTTACTGGGTATCCGGGAAGAGCGGGGGCTCGATATCTTGCCCGAAGTGCAGTTTGGCGGCGAGAGCTTAGCCTCTGAAATTAGCTCTGGGGAAGAACAGGTTGCGGAAGTCTTGATCCTCTCCAATTCTCGACTCAGCGGCGCAACCCTCAAGGAAATCCGGTTTCGCCAACGCTACAACACCACCGTGCTCGCCATTCGTCGTGGAGAAGACGTGTTGCGCAAGCGGCTAGGGCGAGTGCCCCTGCGCTTCGGCGACGTGCTGTTGGTGCAAGGGCCAAGGGATAGCATCCTCGGTCTGCAGACCACGCGGGAGCTGCTGGTGCTAGAGCAGCGGGATATTGAAAACCTGCGAGCCGACAAAGCCTGGATCTCCGTAGCCATTGTTTTGTCGGTCATCGTGCTGTCAGCCTTCAATGTTGCACCGATTATGGTCACGGCCTTAGCTGGCGTGGTGGCCATGGTGCTCACAGGCTGCCTGAAACCTGGTGAGATCTACGGTGCCGTTCGTTGGGACATTATCTTTCTGCTAGCGGGCTTGATCCCCTTAGGCATTGCCATGCAAAAGTCAGGCACTACGGAATGGATCGCCCAAGGACTCCTAGCCCTCGGAGGCAATTTGCCTGGATACTGGATTCTTTTTCTCTTCTATGTGGCCACATCGTTGCTGACGGAAATCCTGTCTAATAATGCCTCCGTGGTGCTCATGCTGCCGATCGCCGTAGAGGTAGCTCGCGCCCTGAGTCTCAATCCCTTTGCCTTCATGTTTGCCGTCACCTTTGCCGCATCCAATAGCTACATGACCCCAATTGGCTATCAAACCAATACCATGGTCTACGGGCCAGGGGGCTATCGTTTCCTAGACTTTACCCGCGTGGGAGCACCGCTTAGTCTCATTTTCTCTATTGTGACGCCGCTGCTGAT is a genomic window containing:
- a CDS encoding SLC13 family permease; the encoded protein is SGFGNSATITVMAMFILSAGIARTGVIQVVRSWLIDWGGQRISQQIFVMGMIVGPITAFINNTAVVAVFLPIVEDWCKVQGRSPSKLLIPLSYATVMGGMLTLIGTSTNVLASGISAQLGYGEFSLFQFSILGIIVFSIGMAYLSLVAPNLLPARKPPRGEFLGRDYELNDYVSEVVVSARSSLIGQTLRASQLQRKVDIDVLEIIRENTHFPQPLADKVLAAGDILIVRGSREDLLGIREERGLDILPEVQFGGESLASEISSGEEQVAEVLILSNSRLSGATLKEIRFRQRYNTTVLAIRRGEDVLRKRLGRVPLRFGDVLLVQGPRDSILGLQTTRELLVLEQRDIENLRADKAWISVAIVLSVIVLSAFNVAPIMVTALAGVVAMVLTGCLKPGEIYGAVRWDIIFLLAGLIPLGIAMQKSGTTEWIAQGLLALGGNLPGYWILFLFYVATSLLTEILSNNASVVLMLPIAVEVARALSLNPFAFMFAVTFAASNSYMTPIGYQTNTMVYGPGGYRFLDFTRVGAPLSLIFSIVTPLLIVLIYGL